CGTGCCGGCGTTGACGTGGTTGTCCATCTCGTAGCGGCTGGGGAAGATGAGCCGCACCCGGCCGGTCGTGTCCAGATCGTAGATGTAGACGTGGGCGCGCTCGCTGACGTAGAAGCTGACCCGCACCCGGTCGCCCTCGAGGTAGCGCGCCCTGTCGGTCCAGACGCTGGTGCGCAGGCCCGACGGCTCGGGCCGGATGATGATGGCCTCCGGCTTGAGGGGCGGGGTGCCTCCGGGCTGGGGCGGCGATCCCTCCGTATCGGAAGCGTCTCCGGCCACCGGCGTGACCAGCAGCGCAGCCGCTACCACCGCCACGGCTGCCCCCCTCAGGTATCCCCAGCGCGGCTTTCGCATCGGCTTCCATCGCCTCCGGCCGGCAGGAGGGGCGCGCCAGCGGCCTTCTGCGGCAAGCGCCCCCGAAAGGAGATTCGGCCTCGGGGCGGGAAAACCTGGGCAGCGGGGCAGGTGGATGCGAGGGCATGGACGTTGCCGTCGGTAAGCGCTGCGGGACCCCTTGTCTTTCGCAAGCCGCCTTTCTCGATCGCCTGGCAGCCTGGCGGCGGGAGCACCCTCTGGAACCCGTCGTCGTGGTTGGCCCATCGTGGGAGGCCTGCCTGCAGGCCACGCGCCGCCTGGCGGAACGTCTCGCAGGAGCTTGTTGTCTGG
The genomic region above belongs to Bacillota bacterium and contains:
- a CDS encoding DUF4384 domain-containing protein: MRKPRWGYLRGAAVAVVAAALLVTPVAGDASDTEGSPPQPGGTPPLKPEAIIIRPEPSGLRTSVWTDRARYLEGDRVRVSFYVSERAHVYIYDLDTTGRVRLIFPSRYEMDNHVNAGTHTIPGRPYSLIVSGPPGAEYLQIIATRTPLKDLTPASAFVRSPFPQLGKNGPEVK